Proteins from a single region of Bos javanicus breed banteng chromosome 7, ARS-OSU_banteng_1.0, whole genome shotgun sequence:
- the CDC42SE2 gene encoding CDC42 small effector protein 2 isoform X6: protein MYLSAATERRSVRRLSADPRPPRRVCTISAGAASPRCLGKGREPPRRAAGLSVGRGSRTFPPSPGRHLPARSFPRGLQPGLSALCLSGKGLLARGDHWPGASRRCGPEPIPAGGAGGGASPAAAARRRGPPAAPGARTASRPACARAWAWREGPGSGERAGERSCGRGGTAAAEPAPRAAAAGASGGDKRLR, encoded by the coding sequence ATGTACCTCTCAGCTGCTACTGAGAGGCGGTCAGTCAGACGGCTCAGCGCCGACCCTCGTCCGCCTAGGAGAGTCTGCACTATTAGTGCAGGCGCCGCCTCTCCGCGCTGTCTGGGGAAGGGGCGCGAGCCGCCGCGGCGGGCCGCCGGCCTGAGCGTGGGGAGGGGCTCCCGAACGTTCCCACCCAGCCCCGGTCGCCATCTTCCGGCGCGTTCTTTCCCGCGCGGGCTCCAGCCCGGACTCTCTGCCCTCTGCTTGTCCGGGAAGGGGCTTCTAGCCCGCGGAGACCACTGGCCGGGCGCGTCGCGGAGGTGCGGGCCAGAGCCCATCCCCGCaggcggggcagggggcggggccagcCCGGCGGCAGCTGCGCGGCGGCGCGGCCCTCCCGCGGCTCCCGGAGCGCGCACCGCCTCTCGCCCCGCCTGCGCGCGAGCCTGGGCGTGGAGGGAGGGGCCAGGAAGCGGCGAGCGCGCCGGGGAGCGCAGCTGCGGGCGTGGGGGGACAGCAGCCGCGGAGCCGGCGCCGAGAGCGGCTGCTGCCGGAGCGAGCGGCGGAGACAAAAGGCTACG
- the CDC42SE2 gene encoding CDC42 small effector protein 2 isoform X5, which translates to MYLSAATERRSVRRLSADPRPPRRVCTISAGAASPRCLGKGREPPRRAAGLSVGRGSRTFPPSPGRHLPARSFPRGLQPGLSALCLSGKGLLARGDHWPGASRRCGPEPIPAGGAGGGASPAAAARRRGPPAAPGARTASRPACARAWAWREGPGSGERAGERSCGRGGTAAAEPAPRAAAAGASGGDKRLRQPSIFWRPL; encoded by the coding sequence ATGTACCTCTCAGCTGCTACTGAGAGGCGGTCAGTCAGACGGCTCAGCGCCGACCCTCGTCCGCCTAGGAGAGTCTGCACTATTAGTGCAGGCGCCGCCTCTCCGCGCTGTCTGGGGAAGGGGCGCGAGCCGCCGCGGCGGGCCGCCGGCCTGAGCGTGGGGAGGGGCTCCCGAACGTTCCCACCCAGCCCCGGTCGCCATCTTCCGGCGCGTTCTTTCCCGCGCGGGCTCCAGCCCGGACTCTCTGCCCTCTGCTTGTCCGGGAAGGGGCTTCTAGCCCGCGGAGACCACTGGCCGGGCGCGTCGCGGAGGTGCGGGCCAGAGCCCATCCCCGCaggcggggcagggggcggggccagcCCGGCGGCAGCTGCGCGGCGGCGCGGCCCTCCCGCGGCTCCCGGAGCGCGCACCGCCTCTCGCCCCGCCTGCGCGCGAGCCTGGGCGTGGAGGGAGGGGCCAGGAAGCGGCGAGCGCGCCGGGGAGCGCAGCTGCGGGCGTGGGGGGACAGCAGCCGCGGAGCCGGCGCCGAGAGCGGCTGCTGCCGGAGCGAGCGGCGGAGACAAAAGGCTACG
- the CDC42SE2 gene encoding CDC42 small effector protein 2 isoform X2: protein MYLSAATERRSVRRLSADPRPPRRVCTISAGAASPRCLGKGREPPRRAAGLSVGRGSRTFPPSPGRHLPARSFPRGLQPGLSALCLSGKGLLARGDHWPGASRRCGPEPIPAGGAGGGASPAAAARRRGPPAAPGARTASRPACARAWAWREGPGSGERAGERSCGRGGTAAAEPAPRAAAAGASGGDKRLRSGRRPPADRGFGFSSIPSGRGFQTLFRIQDWRTDRTSCECVDF from the exons ATGTACCTCTCAGCTGCTACTGAGAGGCGGTCAGTCAGACGGCTCAGCGCCGACCCTCGTCCGCCTAGGAGAGTCTGCACTATTAGTGCAGGCGCCGCCTCTCCGCGCTGTCTGGGGAAGGGGCGCGAGCCGCCGCGGCGGGCCGCCGGCCTGAGCGTGGGGAGGGGCTCCCGAACGTTCCCACCCAGCCCCGGTCGCCATCTTCCGGCGCGTTCTTTCCCGCGCGGGCTCCAGCCCGGACTCTCTGCCCTCTGCTTGTCCGGGAAGGGGCTTCTAGCCCGCGGAGACCACTGGCCGGGCGCGTCGCGGAGGTGCGGGCCAGAGCCCATCCCCGCaggcggggcagggggcggggccagcCCGGCGGCAGCTGCGCGGCGGCGCGGCCCTCCCGCGGCTCCCGGAGCGCGCACCGCCTCTCGCCCCGCCTGCGCGCGAGCCTGGGCGTGGAGGGAGGGGCCAGGAAGCGGCGAGCGCGCCGGGGAGCGCAGCTGCGGGCGTGGGGGGACAGCAGCCGCGGAGCCGGCGCCGAGAGCGGCTGCTGCCGGAGCGAGCGGCGGAGACAAAAGGCTACG GTCTGGGCGACGTCCTCCTGCGGACCGTGGCTTTGGTTTTTCTTCCATTCCTTCTGGGAGAGGGTTCCAGACTCTGTTCCGGATTCAAGACTGGCGGACGG
- the CDC42SE2 gene encoding CDC42 small effector protein 2 isoform X4, which yields MYLSAATERRSVRRLSADPRPPRRVCTISAGAASPRCLGKGREPPRRAAGLSVGRGSRTFPPSPGRHLPARSFPRGLQPGLSALCLSGKGLLARGDHWPGASRRCGPEPIPAGGAGGGASPAAAARRRGPPAAPGARTASRPACARAWAWREGPGSGERAGERSCGRGGTAAAEPAPRAAAAGASGGDKRLRSGRRPPADRGFGFSSIPSGRGFQTLFRIQDWRTDHLLRP from the exons ATGTACCTCTCAGCTGCTACTGAGAGGCGGTCAGTCAGACGGCTCAGCGCCGACCCTCGTCCGCCTAGGAGAGTCTGCACTATTAGTGCAGGCGCCGCCTCTCCGCGCTGTCTGGGGAAGGGGCGCGAGCCGCCGCGGCGGGCCGCCGGCCTGAGCGTGGGGAGGGGCTCCCGAACGTTCCCACCCAGCCCCGGTCGCCATCTTCCGGCGCGTTCTTTCCCGCGCGGGCTCCAGCCCGGACTCTCTGCCCTCTGCTTGTCCGGGAAGGGGCTTCTAGCCCGCGGAGACCACTGGCCGGGCGCGTCGCGGAGGTGCGGGCCAGAGCCCATCCCCGCaggcggggcagggggcggggccagcCCGGCGGCAGCTGCGCGGCGGCGCGGCCCTCCCGCGGCTCCCGGAGCGCGCACCGCCTCTCGCCCCGCCTGCGCGCGAGCCTGGGCGTGGAGGGAGGGGCCAGGAAGCGGCGAGCGCGCCGGGGAGCGCAGCTGCGGGCGTGGGGGGACAGCAGCCGCGGAGCCGGCGCCGAGAGCGGCTGCTGCCGGAGCGAGCGGCGGAGACAAAAGGCTACG GTCTGGGCGACGTCCTCCTGCGGACCGTGGCTTTGGTTTTTCTTCCATTCCTTCTGGGAGAGGGTTCCAGACTCTGTTCCGGATTCAAGACTGGCGGACGG